In Acidobacteriota bacterium, the genomic stretch CTCGATAGCGTTGATTCCGTTGGTGTTCTGCGGGTTGATCTCGACCGAGCGTTTGTAGAGCTCGATAGCTCGCTCGGTGTTTCCCTTGGCCGCGTGTGCCTCGCCGAGGCTGTCGTAGACGTTCCACGACTCCGGGAATTGTTCGACGTTGAGCTGGAAGACGGCGATCGCATCGTCGATTCGGCCCAGGCCGAGAAGCCGGTATCCGAGCAGGTTGAACTCGTTTTCGTCGAAGTACACGTCAGTACCCTGGTTCGACGCCATGACGTGGAACAGCGCGACGGCTGCAGCGGTGCCGTCGCGGTCGAGAGCTGCCGCGACCTCGATCGCGGCCGATTCCTTGAGCTGCCGCCACAAGGCGGTGGTCTCGAAGCGCCGCATTTGCTCGAGCTCCTCTTCGGTGGCGCCGAACTGGCGCAGCGGGTCGTGCTCTGGGGGCAGTTCGAGCCTTTTCAGAATGGTCTCAAAATCGACTCCTTCGGCCTCCAGCGTCTTGACGCCTGACCACAGGTGGGCGATGTAGCCGCGCATGGCATCCAGTTGCTCGCGGGACCAGATCGAATGCTGACCGAGCACCACGTAATCGATCGCCGTTTCGTCACTCAGGAGATCGCCGAAGGTCTCGAGCCATCGGTCCGGATCGAGTTGGGGGCGGGTTCCGAAGTAGGGAAGAGAGCCCCTGGCGAGAAAGAAGCAGCCCAGAAGAAGGACCTTCTCTTCGGGAATCATGATGACGATGTCCGACAGCGAGTGGCCGGCGCCGAGAAAACGAAGATCGAGCCTGAGATTACCGAGATCGAGCTGAAGGCGATCTGAAAATGTCAGACTCGGCGGCCGCACGACGAAGTCGGTTTCGTCGAGGCCGCGAGCGATGCGGTCGAAATGGTCCCGCTGGAGCCGCGCCTCAGCGGCCTCCTCGCTGGCAGGATCGAGCTCATCGAGCCGTGCCTCCACCTGGGCGAGCTGGCCGCGAATGAACTCGGCCCGCTGGGCGAGGTTGGCTGCGTCAGCTTCGATGGATGCGGCCGCCTGCTCGTGGCCGATGACCACCGCTTCAGAGAAGGCCGCGTTGCCCCACGCGTGGCCCCAGTGGCCGTGAGTGTCGATCACGTAGGCAAAATGGTCGCGCCCGAGCTCGCGGCGTACGGCGTCCCGGATCAGCCGGCCCATCAGGGCCGAGTGGCCGGGATCGACCAGCACCAATCCCTTGGCACTGTCGATCACCACGTGGTTGCTCTCCCACGGAGTGATCTCGGTGAGCACTAGGATTTTGTCGGTCAAACGCTGCACACGAAACAGGGGCTCCTCGTCTTCGGCTGCAGCCGGAAGTGTTGCGAGCGCGAAGCAGGTGAGGAGGATCGGGGTGATGATTCGGCGCATGGCGGCCTCCCGACGGCACGGTGTCTGGGTTGAAGTTCTCGATCTCGTTTTCAATACGCAGTCGCGATCTGAGAGTTGCAAACCGTCAGTTCTGTAAGAGCTGCCATTGGTCAATAGGACGTGACGATGTACCGTGGAGTCGATGGAGGACCATTCGAATGCTCAGAACGACCTTCGGGTCTCCGGCCAGCCGCGCTGGGGAGAGGTGGCGGCGGTCGCTCTCACCGGCATCCTGCATCTGGTGTGCAAACCGCTCGGGCTTCAGGGAGCTTACATCATCGGGGCGATTATCCTCTGGGTCGGCTTCGTGCTCCTGTCGGCGAAGAGAAAACCCACGATTCTCGCCGAGTGGGGTTTCCGCGCGGAAAATCTCAGGCAGGCGTTCATCGCCTCTGCCGTGATCTTCTTCCCGGTGATGGGAATGATGGTGGTGCTGGCCCGCATCCGGGGAACCCTGGTAACTCCGCCCTCATTCGCCTTCATGCTGCTGCTCTACCCTGCCTGGGGCCTAGTGCAGCAGTTCCTGGTCCAGAGCCTTCTTGTCACCAATCTCGCGAAAGGACCACTCAAGCGAAATCGGTACGCGCCGATCGTCGTCGGCGGGCTGCTCTTCTCGCTCGTCCACGTCGGCAACCTGTCGATGACGTTGGCGACCGGGTTTCTGGGCGCGATCTTCGTCTGGCTATTCCTCAGGTTCAGGAACCTCTGGCCGCTCGGCCTCTTCCACGGCTGGCTGGCGAGCCTCTTTTATCAGTGGTTCCTGCTGCGCGACCCGCTGACCGAGATCTTCGGTGCCTTGCTGGGCCTCTCCTGAATGGCCGAGCCACCTGTGGAATATTCGGCTGAACCGCTGTAGACGGGCCCTTCAATAAGGACGCGCCAGCAGGTGTGCAACCTTGAGTAGGCGGGTCGTTCACGGCCCGCCAACGGGCCGTAGAATCGATCCGATGCCATCGCTGTCGCCGTCGTGCTCGGGTGCGCCCTGAAGGACGCGCCTACAAGAACATCTCCGGGCCCGACCGCAGTAGAGGGCTCATGAATGGTCCTGCTCAGGAGCTCTGGGTACCAGAGTCTGTCGGTCGCGCCTCCTCAGTCCTGCCTGACGCGCACCGGATACGGTGGGCGTTCGTAGACCGGCGGCGGGTTGGCCTCGAGCTCGTGCAGGACGACCTCGATCGCCTTTTCCAGCTGCGGATCGTGGCCGGCGATGACCTCGGCGGGGGTCTGTTCGACCTCGATGTCGGGTGGCACGCCCACGTTCTCGACCACCCAGCCGTCCTCGTCCCAGATCGCCACGTTGGGCGCCGAGACGTAGCCTCCGTCGATCAGGTTGGGGTAGCCGAGGGTGCCGACCAGTCCGCCCCAGGTGGCCTTGCCGATCAGCTTGCCGAGAGAGAACTTGCGGAACATATATGGCAGCAGGTCGCCGCCCGAGCCGGCGGTCTCGTCGATCAGCATGACCTTGGGTCCCTGAATGGAGCCCTGCGGCGTCTTCATGTCGAAGCCGTCGCGCATGTTCCAGTGGCTGATGTAGGGCCGCTGGAGAATGTTGATGTAGTAGTCGGCGATCTGGCCGCCGCCGTTGAAGCGCTCGTCGACGATGATGGCATCCTTGTGAGATTGCGGGAAGAAGTAGCGCTTGAAGTAGGTGTGGCCGAGCCGGGTGGTATTCGGCAGGTAGACGTAGGCGACGCGCCCGCCGGTGGCCTCATCCACCTTCCTGATATTGCCCTCCACCCAGTCGCGGTTGCGCAGGGCGGACTCCGACTCCACCGGCACCACCTTGACCGTACGCGAGCCCGCCATCGTTGGGTTCGGTCCGACGGTGATCTCGACGATCTTGCCCGCGGTGTTTTCGAAGTGGCGGTAGAGGTTGTCTGGCGGCACCAGCTCGACGCCGTCGACTGCGAGCAGGTAATCGCCCGCCTCGACGTCGACCCCGGGCTCGGTGAGCGGTGAGGTCAGCTCGGGGTTCCAGTTGAGCCCACCGAAGACCTTCGTGATGCGATAACGGTTGTTCTCGACCGCGAAGTCGGCGCCGAGGAGGCCGCCCGGAATGCCCTCTGCATCGATCAGCGTGTCGCCGCCTCTGACCCGGTTGTGACCGACCGCAAGCTCGCTGCCCATCCATTGGATCAGGCGATTGAGATCCGTGCGGCATGCGAGGTGCGGAAGGAAGGGGCTGTAGCGTTCGCGCATCGCCGGCCAGTCGGCACCGTGGTAGTTGGACGCGTAAAAGTAGTCGCGGTAGATCCGCCAGGTCTCCTCGAATATCTGCTTCCATTCTGCGGTTGGATCGATTCGAATCTGGACGGCGTCGAGGTCGAGGGTGCCCTTGCCGTTTTCGGGCTCCTTGCCGGCGTCGACGATGCCCCAGGTCCGGTCGTTCCGATAGAGGATCTTCTTGGTGTCCGCCGACACTTCGTAGGCGTTGGCCTCGAAGAGCTCTTTCTCCTCCCTCTCGGCAAGGTCGTACATCATGAGCTTGGTGCCGCGGCTCCCCGGTCCGCCCGCGTCCACCGGCGCCTTGAGGTAGAAGATCGTGTCGGCCTTGCCCGCCTGCAGGTCGAAGTAATTGCCGGAATCCACGGGAACGGCGAGAATCCGCTCACCCATACCCTCGAAGTCGATCGTCACCGGCTCGACCTGGTCCGCGCCGTTCTCTTGCTTCTTCTCGTCGGCTTTCTTCTCGTCGTCGGACTCGTCGTCCCCTCCGCCCTCCTCCTCATCGCTCTCCTTGGCGAGGGGTGAGGAGACGTCTTTCTGCAGGGTAACGAGATACAGGTTGCGGCTCATCTCCATATCGGCGTTGGACATCGCGAACCACTGCCGCACCGGCCCGGCGTCGGTCGATCCGAAGACGTAGAGGTACCTGCCGCTGGCGTCGAAGGCCGGGTTGCCGACGTCGCTGAGGCCGTCGGCGATGGTGAAGACTCTGTCCTGGTTCATCGAGTAGATGTGAACCTGCTCCATGTTGGAGATGTTGTTGATGGTGTAGGCGACCCAGGCGGAGTCGGGTGACCACACCGGGTCGATGTTGCCGAACGGTCCGGGATCGTAGATCGGCTCGCGGTCGATCCTGCGGACCTCGCCGCTGGAGAGGACGATCACGTAGAGGTTACGGCCGTTGTCCTCGAAGGCCAGATTCTTCGAATCAGGCGACCAGCTGAGCCCGTTGTAGAACCCGGTCCCGTCGAGCTCATAGGTGGTCACCTCTCCCTTGCCGTCCTGCGGGGCGACGTGAAGCTCGTACTCGCCGGACGCGTCGGAGAAGTAGGCGACCGATTTTCCGTCGGGCGACCAGGCGCCGCCGCGTTCATGGGCGCCGGAAGTCTGGGTGAGATTCCTCGGGTCTCCCTTCTCGGCCGGTACCGTGATGATCTCGCCGCGCATCTCGAACACGGCCCGTGATCCGGAGGGCGAGATCCCGGCGTTGCGCAGAAAGTCGGTCCCCTTCACATACCGTGGCCGGAGCTCTCCGAGGTCGGGGGCCACACCGATCGTGAGATCGCTGATCCGGCCCGATGCGATGTCGTGGGTGTGGAGCGTCCCCGCCTGCTCGAAGATGATCGTGCCGCCGCCCGCCGAGGCGTCGATGATCGGAAAGTCCGTGTAGTGCGTGAGCTGTTCGATGGATCCGCCGGACGCGTCGTAAGCGAAGAGGTTGAACTCGCCGTTTCGATCCGACAGGAAATAGACGGAGTTCCCGACCCACATGGGATCGGTGTCGTTGCTACGTCCGGCGGGCTGAGGGATTTTCTCCGTGCTGTGATCGGCAAAGTCGTAGAGCCAGATGGTGGTCACAGTACCGCCGCGGTAGTTCTTCCACTGGCGGAAGCGCTCGCCGAGCGGGGTGTAGGCGAGGCGGCTGCCGTCGGGCGAGTAGACCGCCTTGGAAGCGTACGGCAGCGCGAGCTGCTCGGGGAAGCCGCCCTCAACTGGCACGGTGAAGAGCTGGGTGTGCCGCCGGGTGAACACGTTTCTCGGCGAGCGGAAGAGAACCGCCGTGCCGTCCGGCGTGAAGGAGCACACCATGTCGGGGAGGGGGTGCCAGGTCAGGCGCTTCGGGATCCCGCCGTCCACCGAAACGATATAGACATCGGTATTGCCGTCGTACTGCGCGTTGAAGGCAATCCATCGTCCGTCGGGCGAGAAGACCGGGTTGGACTCGATGCCCTGGTCTGAGGTCAGCCGGCGCGGATGATCGCCGCCGCGCTCGGCCACCCAAAGGTCGTTCGCGTAGACGAACGCGATGTGGTCCCCGCCGACGGCCGGTTGGCTCAGGAACTTGGTGTCGGTAGTGTCGATTGCCGCGGCCGAGGTCGATATGACGGCCGCCATAAGGGAAGCGACGACGATGACTCTGATTCTCATGAGTTCCTCCGCGGATGGCTCGACTGCCGTCGGCAGTCAGAGATTCTACGCCTGCTTCGGCACGGGCGCATCTTGGGCGCGGCGACCAGCCGGTTTCCCGCCGCTGAATCCCGGAGGGTTCAGCGTGATTCGGAGATGATGAACACCTTGCCGGACAGCAGATCGCTGATCCACAGCCTGCCGGAGGCGTCGGCTTTGGCTCTGGTGATCGAGAATAGCGCGTCTCCGAACTGCCCACGCAGATAGAAGGACACGTTACCGGTGTCGAAACGCGTGTCGCCGTACGGGTAGTCCAGCGTATGCAGGACCTCGAATTTCCCGGATTTCGGATCGAAGGCGGTGACGGCGAAGTCGTCGGGACCGTGAGACGTGATGACCAACCGGTCGCGCCACTCGAAGATGTTATCGGGCCGTCCGTCATGCGGCAGGGCCCAGCTCTTTCCGCCAACCTCGATCACCTCGTTCCCGGCATGATCGATCGCGTAGACCTTGTCGGCGAAGGCGTGCAGCTTCAGGGGCTGCTGGCCCGCGTCGAGTTCTGCAACCGAACCGTCGGTCTTGTCGATCACCGAAACGGTGCCCGAGTCGAAATTGGCCACGTAGATGCTGTCGTGGTCGAACGCGAGATCGGTGGCCGTCGTGCCGACCTCGACGCGTCGAAGTACCTCGCGAGTATCCGGCTCGATAATCTGCAGGACGCTCGGGTCGTCATCGAGCTCACCGATCCGCGCCAGATAGAGTCGGTGCGAGGCCTCGTCGTACCTCAGGATTCGCTGCACCGTCTCCCTCTGGACCTCGTCCACCAGGCGCAGGCGCTGGTTGATGTTGAACAGGCGGACCTGGTCCTCGAGGACACCGATGAACTGCTCTTCCTTGCCCCAGGTGTTCTGCGTGAAGTAGAGGGCGCCGTTGCGGTCGAGGACCATCTCGTGCGCCTGGCGTGGGATCCTGCGGTCGTAGGTGCCGAGGTCCTCGGCGTCGATCGTCAGCACGCCGTTCTTTGCGTCCCAGATGTAGACTGCGGGCCAGTATGACTGATGCGGACCGTAGGAGAGGTAGACATCCCCTTCCGGGCTGCCGGTGGCCTGGATCGGATAGTCGAACGGCAACCGATAGAGGTCGAAGCCGCCGTCCGCCTTCACCTCGGCGAAATGGTCCTCCGAGTTGAAGACGAAGAAAGAGTCGCGGCTCGGCACCTCGATGAGATCGATCGGTGCCCAGCCCGTATGTATCTTGCCGACCTCCCCGGTCTCCGGATCGAAGGTGGACACCGCCGAGCCGAAGGTGCCATTCACGGCCGTCGCGCCCTTCAGGAAGTAGACCAGCCCGGTCCTGGGGTTGAATGCGAGGGCGAACATGTGCGGAATGATCCCGAGTCCGGGATGCCTCTCGAGGAGCTTTCTCTTCTGCAGGTCGATCACGTCGATCTCGCCGTGAGCCCAGCTGGAGATGTAGAGCACGTCGTTTACGATGTCGATCGCGCTGCCGTCGTTGCCGTAGGCGGGGACCCTGATCTCGTACAGCTCACCGCCCTGGTTGAAGTCGACGGCGTGGACGGACGGATGATTGTCGTAGGGTATGTAGATTTCGTTCCGTTTGGGATTGAAAGTGATGCCCACCCCCTCCGTGTATCCGGGGAGCGGTACAACAACATCTTCGCTGCCGACCACATCGATCTTCGCAGCTTCGACAACCTTTCGCTCAGCCGTCTCGACCACGATGTAGAGGTGGTGGGTGGTTGCGTCGTACCCACCCAGATGCCATCTGCCCCCGGCTGACAAACCGAGCGACCTCGTGCGTTTGGTTTTTCCGCTCTTGCCGTCGACTATATGAATGGCGGGATCGAGCCCGTCCACGGCCACAACGACTCCGAGGGAGGGATCGGCCACGACCTTCCGAATCGGCGGGGGAGGGGTCGCGTTGAGGTTGACGAGCTTCTCTTCGGTCTCGCGCCAGTCGAGCATTTTGAGCTTTTCGCTCGATGTCTCGTAGAAACCCAGCTTCCTGCTCTCCCGGCCGGCGATAAAGACGTTGCCGCTCTTTTCGTCGACGGCGATCGACTCGAACTGGGCTTCGGTGAGAATCTGCCGAGAGCTTCGGTCATCTGGATTCACGATGTAGAAGCAGTTTCTGCCAATCAGGTAGATCCTGCCGGTGGACGCGTTTATCGTCAGCGATTCCGATTTGAGGTGCTGGTAGGCCCTGCCGGCGATCGGGATGTTGACGACCGTGCCGCTCGCGCAGTCGATGACCGAAACGGAGGCACTGATCGTGTTGGCGGTGATGAGCCGGTTCCGCCCTTCGTCGACCTCGATCAGCAGGGGGCCGGCGCCGTTGAACTCGAGGCCCAGGGTTTCGAGGAAATCGACCTCGGTCACCGAGATTTCGGCGCTCGCCGGAATGGCGAGCCAGATCAGCAACAGGGTCCCGAGGATCTTCTTCATGATCGCTCCTCCCTTTCCGCAACCATTCAGGCCGGAAGATGCTCGTCAGGCCGGCGATGGGCGGTCACCGCATGATACGTGACATTTTCATTTTTTTGGAAAGAGTTTCATTCTCGGCGAGATACGGTATTATTCAGAAAACAGAACCCAGCGTGAAGGGCCCTGCCAGAGCGGTATTCGGAGAGGCGGAACGTCGAGGAACCCCGTGAGAAGAGGAGGGTAGCGATGCGTCGTGCCACGTTTTCAATCACCCGTTTGTTCCTGGCGATCCTGGTGTGTGGTGGGGCCTCGGTCGCGAGTGCACGTGAGCCATCCAGTGATGGCGTGTGGGACATGGTCGACCGGTCAGAGATCGAACTCCGGAAAAATGCGGACCTCCGACCGTGGATCCAGCCGTCCAGATACCGGGCGGCGCGTTTGTCTGCCGAGCCTCTGGCGACGATCCTAGGGGAGGCACCAATGGAGTTCAGCCAGGAAGCTGACAGCCGTCAGGTGGTGCTGAGCCTGCCCACACCGGACGGAAAATTCGAGACTTTCGCCATCGTCGAATCGCCCGTGATTGCTCCCAAGCTCGAGGCCTGGATGGATCAGCACGGCTGGCCGATGCGCACCTACCGCGGCATCAGCCTCGACCATCCGTCGACCGGCGTTCGACTCGACTGGGGTGGACCGGCGGGCTTTCACGCCAGTGTTGATTCCCCCGGCCGCAGCTATTTCATCGATCCTTTCTGGAAGGGGGACGTGGAGCTGTATTCGAGCTATTTCAGGTCCGAATATGTCGACAAGGAAAGAGATTTCAGGTGCTTCGTAAAGTCGGTGCCGGGACACGCGTTCAATCCGAAATCAGGTGCGTCCACGGGCGGAAACCTGCGCACCTACCGGCTCGTGGTCGCCGCCACCGGTGAGTACACCGCCTTCCACGGGGGCAGCAAGCCGGACGCGCAGGCGGCCATCGTGACCACCGTCAACCGGGTCAATCAGATCTACGAGAGAGATCTGTCGATCAGGATGGTGTTGGTCGGTAACAACAGCGACGTGATCTTCACCGACGCCGACACCGATCCGTACACCAACGACGATGGCAGCGCGATGCTCGGCGAGAACCAGAAGGAGGTTGATACCACGATCGAAGACGCCAACTACGATATCGGCCACGTGGTCAGCACCGGCGGTGGTGGTATCGCATTTGTCGGAGTGCCGTGTCGGACCGGCGT encodes the following:
- a CDS encoding PDZ domain-containing protein: MRIRVIVVASLMAAVISTSAAAIDTTDTKFLSQPAVGGDHIAFVYANDLWVAERGGDHPRRLTSDQGIESNPVFSPDGRWIAFNAQYDGNTDVYIVSVDGGIPKRLTWHPLPDMVCSFTPDGTAVLFRSPRNVFTRRHTQLFTVPVEGGFPEQLALPYASKAVYSPDGSRLAYTPLGERFRQWKNYRGGTVTTIWLYDFADHSTEKIPQPAGRSNDTDPMWVGNSVYFLSDRNGEFNLFAYDASGGSIEQLTHYTDFPIIDASAGGGTIIFEQAGTLHTHDIASGRISDLTIGVAPDLGELRPRYVKGTDFLRNAGISPSGSRAVFEMRGEIITVPAEKGDPRNLTQTSGAHERGGAWSPDGKSVAYFSDASGEYELHVAPQDGKGEVTTYELDGTGFYNGLSWSPDSKNLAFEDNGRNLYVIVLSSGEVRRIDREPIYDPGPFGNIDPVWSPDSAWVAYTINNISNMEQVHIYSMNQDRVFTIADGLSDVGNPAFDASGRYLYVFGSTDAGPVRQWFAMSNADMEMSRNLYLVTLQKDVSSPLAKESDEEEGGGDDESDDEKKADEKKQENGADQVEPVTIDFEGMGERILAVPVDSGNYFDLQAGKADTIFYLKAPVDAGGPGSRGTKLMMYDLAEREEKELFEANAYEVSADTKKILYRNDRTWGIVDAGKEPENGKGTLDLDAVQIRIDPTAEWKQIFEETWRIYRDYFYASNYHGADWPAMRERYSPFLPHLACRTDLNRLIQWMGSELAVGHNRVRGGDTLIDAEGIPGGLLGADFAVENNRYRITKVFGGLNWNPELTSPLTEPGVDVEAGDYLLAVDGVELVPPDNLYRHFENTAGKIVEITVGPNPTMAGSRTVKVVPVESESALRNRDWVEGNIRKVDEATGGRVAYVYLPNTTRLGHTYFKRYFFPQSHKDAIIVDERFNGGGQIADYYINILQRPYISHWNMRDGFDMKTPQGSIQGPKVMLIDETAGSGGDLLPYMFRKFSLGKLIGKATWGGLVGTLGYPNLIDGGYVSAPNVAIWDEDGWVVENVGVPPDIEVEQTPAEVIAGHDPQLEKAIEVVLHELEANPPPVYERPPYPVRVRQD
- a CDS encoding CPBP family intramembrane metalloprotease, producing MEDHSNAQNDLRVSGQPRWGEVAAVALTGILHLVCKPLGLQGAYIIGAIILWVGFVLLSAKRKPTILAEWGFRAENLRQAFIASAVIFFPVMGMMVVLARIRGTLVTPPSFAFMLLLYPAWGLVQQFLVQSLLVTNLAKGPLKRNRYAPIVVGGLLFSLVHVGNLSMTLATGFLGAIFVWLFLRFRNLWPLGLFHGWLASLFYQWFLLRDPLTEIFGALLGLS
- a CDS encoding MBL fold metallo-hydrolase, with amino-acid sequence MRRIITPILLTCFALATLPAAAEDEEPLFRVQRLTDKILVLTEITPWESNHVVIDSAKGLVLVDPGHSALMGRLIRDAVRRELGRDHFAYVIDTHGHWGHAWGNAAFSEAVVIGHEQAAASIEADAANLAQRAEFIRGQLAQVEARLDELDPASEEAAEARLQRDHFDRIARGLDETDFVVRPPSLTFSDRLQLDLGNLRLDLRFLGAGHSLSDIVIMIPEEKVLLLGCFFLARGSLPYFGTRPQLDPDRWLETFGDLLSDETAIDYVVLGQHSIWSREQLDAMRGYIAHLWSGVKTLEAEGVDFETILKRLELPPEHDPLRQFGATEEELEQMRRFETTALWRQLKESAAIEVAAALDRDGTAAAVALFHVMASNQGTDVYFDENEFNLLGYRLLGLGRIDDAIAVFQLNVEQFPESWNVYDSLGEAHAAKGNTERAIELYKRSVEINPQNTNGINAIERLESQL
- a CDS encoding M12 family metallo-peptidase; this translates as MRRATFSITRLFLAILVCGGASVASAREPSSDGVWDMVDRSEIELRKNADLRPWIQPSRYRAARLSAEPLATILGEAPMEFSQEADSRQVVLSLPTPDGKFETFAIVESPVIAPKLEAWMDQHGWPMRTYRGISLDHPSTGVRLDWGGPAGFHASVDSPGRSYFIDPFWKGDVELYSSYFRSEYVDKERDFRCFVKSVPGHAFNPKSGASTGGNLRTYRLVVAATGEYTAFHGGSKPDAQAAIVTTVNRVNQIYERDLSIRMVLVGNNSDVIFTDADTDPYTNDDGSAMLGENQKEVDTTIEDANYDIGHVVSTGGGGIAFVGVPCRTGV